From the Streptomyces sp. KMM 9044 genome, one window contains:
- a CDS encoding glycoside hydrolase family 95 protein, translating into MNAPVNPTAPVHGTWEPQPAARWEDAFLSGNGHHGILVSGDPDDERVVVTHHTLVRPVGADEGRLPPRLAGELSALQDRLLAGDTGAAESFTDGRPLQWVRPFHPAFQIRLRRPDGAPDETGAPPFHRRAVDFRTGVAEATRADRAGRVFVSRADDVIVQHVTGPDLTLDIRLDHRLAGAPATLGVGHGAVLTAEGALLSLRARYPDSDLAYTGVTLVAVTGGTTTLALPGVRVAGARSVLLLTRVRRHTGETDVTGEGRALRDLLTDAHGGDDGGRGSEGVPAGPGSPAEAYDALLARHLSLHRTAYDRVTLDLDADPAERALQGSALLDRPRSAALLERLFAAGRYHLLSSGGLFPPRLTGLWTGDWGTAWSGAFTNDANLNLQTASAAAAALPEVTEALASLVQRQLPDWRDNAREVFGARGVVAPAHSDGESGHSYHFNREYPLHLWTAGADWLLGPLVDHDDTCGEHDARTTAALAEVALFYQDFLTRTDDGDRLVVVPSYSPENRPANAGWGTVNAAMDLSAARHALRTAADRHPEHAERWRALADRLPPHRINADGALAEWARPGLADSYDHRHLSHLYAVWPLHEITPYDTPDLAAAAHRALELRGPENDSAHGHLHHALIAARLRDAERVAGALGRVLEGDFFHASLMSAHYPRRDVYNADAAHTLPAVLIEALVQSTPGRLVLLPAPPAGYPRGTLHGVRTRFGAALDLTWAPDGVTAVLRPTRTVRIELRTSEGAEPLDLVAHEDRVLTLKAR; encoded by the coding sequence GTGAACGCGCCCGTGAACCCCACCGCCCCCGTTCACGGGACCTGGGAACCGCAGCCCGCCGCTCGCTGGGAGGACGCCTTCCTGAGCGGCAACGGCCACCACGGGATCCTTGTGTCCGGTGACCCGGACGACGAACGGGTCGTCGTCACCCACCACACCCTGGTCCGTCCGGTGGGTGCCGACGAGGGCCGGCTGCCGCCCCGACTGGCCGGGGAACTGTCCGCCCTCCAGGACCGGTTGCTCGCCGGTGACACGGGCGCCGCCGAGTCCTTCACCGACGGCCGCCCGCTCCAGTGGGTCAGGCCCTTCCACCCGGCCTTCCAGATACGCCTGCGCCGACCCGACGGTGCCCCGGACGAGACCGGCGCCCCGCCGTTCCACCGTCGCGCCGTCGACTTCCGTACCGGCGTGGCGGAGGCCACCCGCGCCGACCGGGCCGGCCGCGTCTTCGTCTCCCGCGCCGACGACGTGATCGTCCAGCACGTCACCGGGCCGGACCTCACCCTCGACATCCGCCTGGACCACCGACTCGCCGGTGCCCCCGCCACGCTCGGTGTCGGACACGGCGCCGTCCTCACCGCCGAGGGCGCCCTGCTGAGCCTGCGCGCCCGCTACCCGGACAGCGACCTCGCGTACACCGGTGTCACCCTGGTCGCCGTCACCGGCGGCACGACGACACTCGCCCTGCCGGGCGTGCGGGTCGCGGGCGCGCGGTCGGTACTCCTGCTCACCCGGGTACGCCGGCATACCGGGGAGACGGACGTGACCGGCGAGGGCCGCGCACTCCGTGACCTGCTCACGGACGCCCACGGCGGCGACGACGGCGGCCGCGGGAGCGAGGGCGTGCCGGCAGGGCCCGGTTCCCCCGCCGAGGCGTACGACGCCCTCCTCGCCCGCCACCTGTCCCTCCACCGCACCGCCTACGACCGCGTCACCCTCGACCTGGACGCCGACCCGGCCGAACGGGCCCTGCAGGGATCGGCATTGCTGGACCGGCCGCGCAGCGCGGCCCTGCTCGAGCGCCTCTTCGCGGCAGGCCGCTACCACCTGCTGTCCTCCGGCGGTCTGTTCCCGCCCCGCCTCACCGGCCTGTGGACCGGCGACTGGGGCACCGCCTGGTCCGGAGCCTTCACCAACGACGCCAACCTCAACCTCCAGACCGCCTCCGCCGCCGCGGCGGCCCTCCCCGAGGTCACCGAGGCGCTGGCGTCACTCGTCCAGCGCCAGCTTCCCGACTGGCGGGACAACGCCCGCGAGGTCTTCGGTGCCCGTGGCGTGGTCGCGCCCGCCCACTCCGACGGCGAGTCCGGGCACAGCTACCACTTCAACCGCGAGTACCCGCTGCACCTGTGGACAGCGGGCGCCGACTGGCTCCTCGGGCCGCTCGTCGACCACGACGACACCTGCGGCGAGCACGATGCCCGCACCACCGCCGCCCTCGCCGAAGTCGCCCTGTTCTACCAGGACTTCCTCACCCGTACCGACGACGGGGACCGCCTGGTCGTCGTTCCCTCCTACTCGCCGGAGAACCGCCCCGCGAACGCCGGCTGGGGCACCGTGAACGCGGCCATGGACCTCTCCGCCGCCCGGCACGCGCTGCGCACCGCCGCCGACCGCCACCCCGAGCACGCCGAACGCTGGCGGGCCCTCGCCGACCGGCTTCCGCCGCACCGGATCAACGCCGACGGGGCCCTCGCCGAATGGGCCCGGCCCGGCCTCGCGGACTCCTACGACCACCGCCACCTCAGCCACCTCTACGCCGTCTGGCCGCTGCACGAGATCACCCCGTACGACACCCCGGACCTGGCGGCCGCCGCCCACCGCGCCCTCGAACTGCGCGGCCCCGAGAACGACTCCGCGCACGGCCATCTGCACCATGCCCTGATCGCCGCCCGCCTCCGCGACGCCGAACGGGTCGCGGGCGCCCTCGGCCGGGTCCTCGAGGGCGACTTCTTCCACGCCTCCCTGATGAGCGCGCACTACCCCCGCCGCGACGTCTACAACGCCGATGCCGCCCACACCCTCCCGGCCGTGCTGATCGAGGCGCTCGTGCAGTCCACCCCCGGCCGGCTGGTCCTGCTGCCCGCCCCGCCCGCCGGGTACCCGCGCGGGACGCTGCACGGCGTACGGACCCGCTTCGGCGCCGCTCTCGACCTCACCTGGGCCCCGGACGGCGTCACCGCCGTCCTGCGCCCCACCCGCACCGTCCGCATCGAACTGAGGACTTCCGAAGGCGCCGAGCCGCTCGACCTCGTCGCCCACGAAGACCGCGTCCTCACCCTGAAGGCGCGGTGA
- a CDS encoding beta-galactosidase, whose translation MPGLSDATRGRILYGGDYNPEQWPEETWHEDVRLMRQAGVNSVTLGVFSWAKLEPRPGERDFGWLDRIMDLMHEAGIGVVLATPTASPPPWMGHLHPDTLPRDEEGRTEWWGGRQHFSHSSATYRRYAAAVTEDLAARYAGHPALTMWHINNEYCTYDWGDEAAARFRDWLRDRHGTLDALNTAWGSAFWSQCYGDWAEIMPPRHPHYLKNPTQVLDFKRFTSDMLLECYTAERDIVRRHTPHLPVTTNFMPLWAGQDAWRWAEEEDVVSVDLYPDPRDPFGAQEGALIQDMTRSQARGPWMLMEQAAGPVNWRGVNHPKPPGLNRLWSLQAVARGADAVCYFQWRQSRQGAEKFHSGMVSHAGEQGRTYQEVRQFGGDLARIAPHVAGAHSTARVAVLHDWHSWWAGDQDARPSHEVDHPGMLRAWHRALWQAHLATDFAHPEHDLSAYPLVVVPQLYLLTDAAVDNLLAHVRGGGTLVCGFLTGVADEDDRVRPGGMDARLRDLFGIRTLHEWWPLDAGETVACEGFHGTLWSEELEADGTADATTPYKGGELDGLPAVLRKGRAWYVSTLPEPGALRDLLTRIAAGAGVQPVLDGLPGQVEAVRRGNLLFLLNHGREPVAVDLPGAHHDLLTGTDVTDRVTLGRHGAVVLRP comes from the coding sequence ATGCCCGGACTGAGCGACGCCACCCGCGGGCGCATCCTCTACGGCGGTGACTACAACCCCGAGCAGTGGCCCGAGGAGACCTGGCACGAGGACGTCCGCCTGATGCGACAGGCTGGCGTCAACTCCGTGACACTGGGCGTCTTCTCCTGGGCGAAGCTCGAACCCCGTCCGGGGGAGAGGGACTTCGGCTGGCTGGACCGGATCATGGACCTGATGCACGAGGCCGGCATCGGCGTGGTCCTCGCCACCCCGACCGCCTCGCCGCCGCCCTGGATGGGGCACCTGCACCCGGACACCCTGCCCCGCGACGAGGAAGGCCGCACCGAGTGGTGGGGCGGCAGGCAGCACTTCTCCCACTCCAGCGCCACCTACCGCCGTTACGCCGCCGCCGTCACCGAGGACCTGGCCGCCCGCTACGCCGGCCATCCGGCCCTGACCATGTGGCACATCAACAACGAGTACTGCACCTACGACTGGGGCGACGAGGCCGCCGCCCGCTTCCGCGACTGGCTGCGCGACCGTCACGGCACCCTGGACGCCCTCAACACCGCCTGGGGCAGCGCCTTCTGGAGCCAGTGCTACGGCGACTGGGCCGAGATCATGCCGCCCCGCCACCCGCACTACCTGAAGAACCCCACCCAGGTGCTGGACTTCAAACGGTTCACCTCCGACATGCTCCTGGAGTGCTACACCGCCGAACGCGACATCGTCCGCCGGCACACCCCGCACCTCCCGGTCACCACCAACTTCATGCCGCTGTGGGCGGGGCAGGACGCCTGGCGCTGGGCCGAGGAGGAGGACGTCGTCTCCGTCGACCTCTACCCCGACCCGCGCGACCCCTTCGGCGCCCAGGAAGGCGCCCTGATCCAGGACATGACGCGCTCCCAGGCCCGAGGCCCCTGGATGCTCATGGAGCAGGCGGCCGGACCGGTCAACTGGCGCGGCGTGAACCACCCCAAGCCCCCCGGCCTCAACCGCCTGTGGTCCCTGCAGGCCGTGGCACGCGGCGCGGACGCCGTCTGCTACTTCCAGTGGCGGCAGTCCCGGCAGGGTGCGGAGAAGTTCCACTCCGGGATGGTGAGCCACGCCGGCGAGCAGGGCCGTACGTACCAGGAGGTCAGGCAGTTCGGCGGCGACCTGGCGCGGATCGCCCCGCACGTCGCCGGCGCGCACAGCACCGCCCGCGTCGCCGTACTGCACGACTGGCACTCCTGGTGGGCCGGTGACCAGGACGCCCGGCCGTCCCACGAGGTCGACCACCCCGGCATGCTGCGCGCCTGGCACCGCGCCCTGTGGCAGGCCCACCTCGCCACCGACTTCGCCCACCCCGAGCACGACCTGTCCGCCTACCCGCTGGTCGTCGTCCCGCAGCTCTACCTGCTCACGGACGCGGCCGTCGACAACCTCCTCGCCCACGTACGCGGCGGCGGCACGCTCGTCTGCGGCTTCCTGACCGGCGTCGCCGACGAGGACGACCGGGTGCGGCCCGGCGGCATGGACGCCCGGCTGCGGGACCTCTTCGGCATCCGCACCCTGCACGAGTGGTGGCCGCTGGACGCGGGGGAGACGGTCGCCTGCGAGGGCTTCCACGGCACCCTGTGGTCCGAGGAACTGGAGGCCGACGGCACCGCCGACGCGACGACCCCCTACAAGGGCGGTGAACTCGACGGCCTGCCCGCCGTCCTGCGCAAGGGCCGCGCCTGGTATGTCTCGACGCTCCCGGAACCCGGGGCGCTGCGCGACCTGCTCACCCGGATCGCCGCCGGCGCGGGCGTACAGCCGGTACTCGACGGTCTCCCCGGCCAGGTGGAGGCGGTACGCCGGGGGAACCTGCTGTTCCTGCTCAACCACGGCCGCGAACCGGTCGCCGTCGACCTGCCGGGCGCCCACCACGACCTGCTCACCGGCACCGACGTCACCGACCGGGTCACCCTCGGCCGCCACGGCGCGGTGGTGCTCCGCCCGTGA
- a CDS encoding carbohydrate ABC transporter permease, giving the protein MTAVIDEPPTHKVRSWAAPPRPVWEEAPTRAGLAGKGIVLALACLAVVFPLWIVIVTSLSTRRTIDEAGGLVMVPRDITFIAYQELLSGGQVTRAALVSIGVTLVGTVFSMTVSVLCAYGLSRTDSLGHRWILMTLLATMFFSAGLIPTYLLVQTLGLTDSYLALILPSALSVFNILVLRGFFMNISQELTDSARIDGAGDFRILWQIVMPLSRAVIAVITLFYAVGYWSAWFNASLYLNDQNMLPLQNVMIQLVQKQEAPVGLGQAIKTGELSGLAVQMAVMVMALLPVAVLSPFVQKHFKKGMLTGAVKG; this is encoded by the coding sequence GTGACCGCCGTGATCGACGAACCCCCGACGCACAAGGTCCGGAGCTGGGCCGCCCCGCCCCGCCCGGTGTGGGAGGAAGCTCCCACCAGAGCCGGGCTCGCGGGCAAGGGCATCGTCCTGGCCCTCGCCTGCCTGGCGGTCGTCTTCCCGCTGTGGATCGTGATCGTCACCAGCCTGTCCACCCGCAGGACCATCGACGAGGCCGGCGGCCTGGTGATGGTGCCCAGGGACATCACCTTCATCGCCTACCAGGAGCTGCTCAGCGGCGGCCAGGTCACCAGGGCCGCCCTGGTCAGCATCGGCGTCACACTGGTCGGCACCGTGTTCTCGATGACCGTGTCCGTGCTCTGCGCCTACGGTCTGTCGCGTACCGACTCGCTGGGGCACCGCTGGATCCTGATGACGCTGCTGGCGACCATGTTCTTCAGCGCCGGCCTCATCCCGACGTACCTGCTGGTGCAGACCCTGGGTCTGACCGACAGCTACCTCGCCCTGATCCTCCCCAGCGCCCTCAGCGTCTTCAACATCCTGGTCCTGCGAGGCTTCTTCATGAACATCTCGCAGGAACTCACCGACAGCGCCCGCATCGACGGGGCAGGCGACTTCCGCATCCTGTGGCAGATCGTCATGCCGCTGTCCCGTGCGGTGATCGCGGTCATCACGCTCTTCTACGCCGTCGGCTACTGGAGCGCCTGGTTCAACGCCTCGCTGTACCTCAACGACCAGAACATGCTGCCCCTGCAGAACGTCATGATCCAGCTCGTCCAGAAACAGGAGGCCCCCGTCGGCCTCGGTCAGGCCATCAAGACCGGTGAGCTGTCGGGACTGGCCGTCCAGATGGCCGTCATGGTCATGGCCCTGCTCCCCGTCGCCGTGCTGTCCCCCTTCGTCCAGAAGCACTTCAAGAAGGGCATGCTCACGGGCGCCGTGAAGGGCTGA
- a CDS encoding ABC transporter permease, with translation MSHSTVPRSKAEATKPVEKPAASGDAAGPPDAPRRGKRGRLSLRLRYRRDRVLLLMILPAVALVLVFNYLPILGNVVAFQDYDPYISDNGVVSMLNSPMVGLENFQRILEDSAFWNALKNTLVLFFLQLVLFFPIPILLALLINSVVRPRVRAVAQAVLYLPHFFSWVLVIAVFQQMFGGAGIFSQLLRQNGHDGLEVMTNPDTFVFLLTAQSVWKDAGWGIIVFLAALASVSPDLYEAAAMDGAGRWRRMWHVTLPALRPVIALLLVLRVGDALTVGFEQILLQRDAVGPGASEVLDTFVWWNGVRNQDFGYAAAAGLIKGVVSLGLVLAANKVAHLMGEQGVYKK, from the coding sequence GTGTCGCACAGCACGGTGCCTCGGAGCAAGGCCGAGGCCACGAAGCCGGTCGAGAAGCCGGCGGCGTCCGGTGACGCAGCCGGCCCCCCTGACGCGCCACGCCGGGGAAAGCGCGGCAGACTGAGCCTGCGGCTCAGATACCGGCGCGACCGCGTCCTGCTGCTGATGATCCTGCCCGCCGTGGCACTGGTCCTGGTCTTCAACTACCTGCCGATCCTCGGCAACGTCGTCGCCTTCCAGGACTACGACCCCTACATCAGCGACAACGGCGTCGTCTCGATGCTGAACAGTCCCATGGTGGGACTGGAGAACTTCCAGCGGATCCTCGAGGACTCGGCGTTCTGGAACGCCCTGAAGAACACCCTGGTGCTCTTCTTCCTCCAGCTCGTGCTGTTCTTCCCGATCCCGATCCTGCTCGCGCTGCTCATCAACAGCGTGGTCAGGCCCCGGGTGCGGGCGGTCGCGCAGGCCGTCCTGTACCTGCCGCACTTCTTCTCCTGGGTGCTGGTCATCGCCGTCTTCCAGCAGATGTTCGGCGGTGCGGGCATCTTCTCGCAGCTCCTGCGCCAGAACGGCCACGACGGCCTGGAGGTCATGACCAACCCCGACACCTTCGTGTTCCTGCTCACCGCGCAGAGCGTGTGGAAGGACGCCGGGTGGGGGATCATCGTCTTCCTCGCCGCGCTGGCCTCCGTCAGCCCTGACCTGTACGAGGCCGCCGCCATGGACGGTGCCGGACGCTGGCGCCGGATGTGGCACGTCACCCTGCCCGCGCTGCGGCCCGTGATCGCGCTGCTGCTCGTCCTGCGGGTGGGTGACGCGCTCACCGTCGGCTTCGAACAGATCCTGCTGCAACGCGACGCCGTGGGGCCGGGGGCGTCGGAGGTCCTCGACACCTTCGTCTGGTGGAACGGCGTGCGCAACCAGGACTTCGGCTACGCGGCCGCCGCGGGCCTCATCAAGGGCGTGGTCAGCCTCGGACTGGTCCTCGCCGCGAACAAGGTGGCCCATCTCATGGGCGAGCAGGGGGTGTACAAGAAGTGA
- a CDS encoding extracellular solute-binding protein, which translates to MTPNASTSSGPSRRSFLASTAVATAAVAGGMPLLAACGGSDGGSREGTTSGKDAKKLLPTYVAGIVVTPDIPSKNGSAVGFTSKLDLAGLKTSVPEKLGKGSKVTVMSPFWGSPPKGGNAYYTAMNDLIGVDVVWQNQDGNTYDQKLGAVLASSDVPDVVVVPGWNMTGKIPSAVIGKFADLGPYLSGDAVKDYPNLAAIPTDAWQRSIFGGELRGLPMPSSYVTGIVPLYRQDIFEKEGYEVPGSCDDFMALAKDATNARAKRWACLDMKWTAFNAFGVLSGEEKSLGWNQADGKLLYRIETDEYLEALEWTRKLFAAGVVHPDAELGKSNATDPGPKFAAGEFLIYNQDSSQWWSRTAEQATQNPDFKIWGMDIFGHDGGDPTLWAKNPAGIFAFVNKKASEAVIRDVLAVANVTAAPYGTKEYMLTNYGVEGTHYTVKDGVPTKNDQGNIDVMNAYVMVASPAATIAHPDFPEVAKGQVEWQQRMGAFTRKSPFYGMQITEPTRYTNLSNDFEQLEDDVIRGRKKIGDVQQAVSDWKSKGGDKLRDWYQEILDENGPAAG; encoded by the coding sequence ATGACGCCGAACGCCTCCACCTCCTCCGGGCCCAGCCGGAGAAGCTTCCTCGCCTCCACGGCGGTCGCCACCGCAGCGGTGGCGGGGGGAATGCCGTTGCTCGCCGCGTGCGGCGGGTCCGACGGAGGTTCGCGGGAGGGCACCACCTCGGGCAAGGACGCCAAGAAGCTGCTGCCGACGTATGTGGCCGGCATTGTGGTCACCCCCGACATCCCCAGCAAGAACGGTTCGGCGGTCGGTTTCACCAGCAAGCTCGACCTCGCGGGCCTGAAGACGTCGGTGCCCGAGAAGCTCGGCAAGGGCAGCAAGGTCACCGTCATGTCGCCCTTCTGGGGCTCCCCGCCCAAGGGCGGCAACGCCTACTACACGGCGATGAACGACCTCATCGGCGTCGACGTGGTCTGGCAGAACCAGGACGGCAACACCTACGACCAGAAGCTCGGCGCGGTCCTCGCCTCCAGCGACGTGCCCGACGTGGTCGTCGTGCCCGGCTGGAACATGACGGGCAAGATCCCCAGCGCCGTCATCGGCAAGTTCGCCGACCTCGGCCCATACCTCTCCGGCGACGCGGTGAAGGACTACCCGAACCTCGCGGCGATCCCCACCGACGCCTGGCAGCGGTCCATCTTCGGCGGCGAGCTGCGCGGCCTGCCCATGCCCTCCTCGTACGTCACCGGCATCGTGCCGCTCTACCGCCAGGACATCTTCGAGAAGGAGGGGTACGAAGTCCCCGGCTCCTGCGACGATTTCATGGCGCTGGCCAAGGACGCCACCAACGCCAGGGCCAAGCGCTGGGCCTGCCTGGACATGAAGTGGACCGCCTTCAACGCCTTCGGCGTGCTCTCCGGCGAGGAGAAGTCGCTCGGCTGGAACCAGGCCGACGGCAAGCTGCTCTACCGCATCGAGACCGACGAGTACCTCGAGGCCCTGGAGTGGACGCGCAAGCTGTTCGCCGCCGGTGTCGTGCACCCCGACGCCGAGCTGGGCAAGAGCAACGCCACCGACCCCGGGCCCAAGTTCGCCGCCGGAGAGTTCCTGATCTACAACCAGGACTCCTCGCAGTGGTGGAGCCGCACCGCCGAACAGGCCACCCAGAACCCGGATTTCAAGATCTGGGGTATGGACATCTTCGGTCACGACGGCGGCGACCCCACCCTGTGGGCCAAGAACCCGGCCGGCATCTTCGCCTTCGTCAACAAGAAGGCGTCCGAGGCCGTGATCCGTGACGTGCTGGCCGTCGCCAACGTCACCGCCGCGCCGTACGGCACCAAGGAGTACATGCTCACCAACTACGGCGTGGAGGGAACCCACTACACCGTCAAGGACGGTGTGCCCACCAAGAACGACCAGGGCAACATCGATGTGATGAACGCCTACGTGATGGTCGCCAGCCCCGCCGCGACCATCGCCCACCCCGACTTCCCCGAGGTCGCCAAGGGCCAGGTCGAGTGGCAGCAGCGGATGGGCGCGTTCACCAGGAAGTCGCCCTTCTACGGCATGCAGATCACCGAGCCCACCCGCTACACCAACCTCTCCAACGACTTCGAGCAACTGGAGGACGACGTCATCCGGGGCCGCAAGAAGATCGGTGACGTACAGCAGGCCGTCTCCGACTGGAAAAGCAAGGGCGGGGACAAACTGCGCGACTGGTACCAGGAGATCCTCGACGAGAACGGTCCGGCGGCCGGCTGA
- a CDS encoding glycoside hydrolase family 3 protein, whose translation MTAPTPPMPPFRDPRLPFAKRIDDLLSRLTLEEKIGALHQFTPAVERLGIAAFRTGQEALHGVAWMGPATVFPQAVGLGATWNPELVRRVGEAVSRETRAMRARDERVGLNVWAPTVNLLRHPLWGRNEEGYSEDPLLTSAIATAYTRGLRGDHPVYWRTAPVLKHWLAHNNETARDTASSSVRPRVLHEYDLRAFRDAVEAGAVAGVMPAYNLVNGRPNHVSPYLREQLRTWTEEELLVCSDAGAPSNLVDSEHYFDTHEEAVAASLRAGVDSFTDHGTDSSVIVGRLEAALRQGRLTEAEIDGAVRRQLSVRFRLGEFDPGEDPYGNGGDGGVPQAKGRAGEHSFDTPEHRALAQEAAEQAVVLLKNDGLLPLAPAPARVAVVGLLADECKLDWYSGTLIHRSTPLEGLYQRFGTERVEFAEGVDRVLLRTSAGAFVHVPPAPDSPDEVRGAEGALDPALLAGRTDLAPLTAGPEGTELALVDWGEGVLTLRAPDGRYLSVAEDGYLRASADQPGGWVVQETFRLEPHGGGHLLRHVGTGRHVQVTADGVKVAAENTENTENTENPEGVTTGESPGASAPEVFELIVTENGAEAVARAATQADVVVVVAGNDPHINGRETEDRATLRLPAQQELLLGAARAANPNTVLALVSAYPYAIDPTDLPAVLWTAHGGQAAGTALARVLAGDVSPAGRLPQTWYADDADLPGLLDYDVIGSRQTYLYFGGTALFPFGHGLSYAAFAYGELTARAEGRAVRVSFTVTNTGAVPADEVAQLYTRAVAPSVPRPLRELVAHRRLTLTPGETAEVVLELPLSSFAFWDVAVGRWRVEPGRYELLAGASSTDIRQWTTVTLDGEPSAPRAVLEHGLDAAGFDEQSGTEIVDRARESGDAVTSAAGQEGELVFRRCDFGEGATKVTVEVSGGGSVVLSLDDGPVLTTLSPSAPSSGPYDYVTLEAPLACAENPGATAGVHEVRLRLRGALRLARIGFSG comes from the coding sequence GTGACCGCACCAACGCCGCCCATGCCGCCTTTCCGCGATCCGCGCCTGCCGTTCGCGAAGCGCATCGACGACCTTCTGTCGCGGCTCACCCTCGAGGAGAAGATCGGAGCTCTGCACCAGTTCACGCCCGCTGTCGAGCGGCTCGGCATTGCCGCCTTCCGCACCGGCCAGGAGGCGCTGCACGGCGTGGCCTGGATGGGTCCGGCGACGGTGTTCCCTCAGGCCGTCGGGCTGGGGGCGACCTGGAACCCCGAGCTGGTGCGCCGGGTCGGCGAGGCGGTGTCCCGGGAGACCCGCGCGATGCGTGCCCGGGACGAGCGGGTCGGCCTCAACGTGTGGGCGCCGACCGTCAATCTGCTGCGCCATCCCCTGTGGGGCCGCAACGAGGAGGGCTACTCGGAGGATCCCCTGCTCACCTCGGCGATCGCCACCGCCTACACCCGCGGTCTGCGCGGTGATCACCCGGTGTACTGGCGCACGGCCCCGGTGCTCAAGCACTGGCTCGCGCACAACAACGAGACGGCCCGGGACACCGCATCCAGCTCGGTCCGCCCGCGCGTGCTGCACGAGTACGATCTGCGCGCCTTCCGCGACGCCGTCGAGGCCGGCGCGGTGGCCGGGGTGATGCCCGCCTACAACCTGGTCAACGGCCGCCCGAACCATGTCTCGCCGTATCTGCGCGAGCAGTTGCGTACCTGGACGGAGGAGGAGCTGCTGGTCTGCTCGGACGCCGGCGCACCGTCCAACCTGGTCGATTCCGAGCACTACTTCGACACCCACGAGGAGGCCGTCGCGGCCTCGCTGCGGGCCGGGGTGGACAGTTTCACGGACCACGGCACGGACAGCTCGGTCATCGTGGGTCGCCTCGAAGCGGCGTTGCGGCAGGGTCGGCTGACGGAGGCCGAGATCGACGGCGCCGTCCGCCGGCAGCTCTCGGTGCGCTTCCGGCTCGGCGAGTTCGACCCGGGCGAGGACCCGTACGGAAACGGCGGGGACGGCGGTGTCCCGCAGGCAAAGGGACGCGCCGGTGAGCACTCCTTCGACACCCCGGAGCACCGGGCGCTGGCGCAGGAGGCCGCCGAGCAGGCGGTGGTCCTGCTGAAGAACGACGGCCTGCTGCCCCTGGCACCGGCCCCCGCCCGTGTCGCCGTGGTCGGCCTGCTCGCCGACGAGTGCAAGCTCGACTGGTACAGCGGCACCCTCATCCACCGCTCCACTCCCCTGGAGGGGCTCTACCAGCGGTTCGGCACCGAGCGGGTGGAGTTCGCCGAGGGCGTGGACCGCGTCCTGCTGAGGACCTCCGCCGGCGCCTTCGTGCACGTGCCGCCCGCGCCCGACAGTCCCGACGAGGTGCGTGGCGCCGAGGGCGCGCTGGACCCGGCGCTGCTCGCGGGCCGGACCGACCTGGCCCCGCTCACCGCCGGGCCGGAGGGTACCGAGCTCGCCCTGGTCGACTGGGGTGAGGGCGTGCTGACCCTGCGCGCCCCGGACGGCCGGTATCTGTCGGTCGCCGAGGACGGCTACCTCCGCGCCTCCGCCGACCAGCCGGGCGGCTGGGTCGTGCAGGAGACGTTCCGGCTGGAACCGCACGGCGGCGGTCACCTCCTCAGGCACGTGGGAACAGGACGCCACGTGCAGGTCACCGCCGACGGCGTGAAGGTTGCCGCCGAGAACACCGAGAACACCGAGAACACCGAGAACCCGGAAGGGGTCACCACCGGGGAGAGCCCCGGCGCGTCGGCCCCCGAGGTCTTCGAGCTGATCGTCACCGAGAACGGCGCGGAGGCGGTGGCGCGGGCCGCGACGCAGGCCGACGTGGTCGTGGTGGTCGCCGGCAACGACCCGCACATCAACGGCCGGGAGACCGAGGACCGGGCGACACTCCGGCTGCCCGCCCAGCAGGAGCTGCTGCTGGGCGCGGCCCGCGCCGCCAACCCGAACACCGTGCTGGCGCTGGTCTCCGCCTACCCTTACGCGATCGATCCGACGGACCTGCCGGCGGTGCTCTGGACCGCGCACGGCGGGCAGGCCGCGGGCACCGCGCTGGCCCGGGTGCTCGCCGGTGACGTCTCCCCCGCCGGCCGGCTTCCGCAGACCTGGTACGCCGACGACGCCGACCTGCCCGGCCTGCTGGACTACGACGTGATCGGCTCCCGCCAGACCTACCTGTACTTCGGGGGCACCGCACTGTTCCCCTTCGGGCACGGTCTGTCGTACGCGGCCTTCGCCTACGGCGAGTTGACGGCTCGCGCCGAGGGACGGGCGGTGCGGGTGTCGTTCACGGTCACCAACACCGGTGCCGTCCCGGCCGACGAGGTGGCCCAGCTCTACACGCGGGCCGTGGCCCCCTCGGTGCCGCGTCCGCTGCGCGAACTGGTGGCCCACCGGCGGCTGACCCTCACGCCCGGCGAGACGGCCGAGGTCGTCCTCGAGCTCCCCCTGTCCTCCTTCGCGTTCTGGGACGTGGCGGTGGGCCGGTGGCGGGTGGAGCCGGGCCGGTACGAGCTGCTGGCCGGCGCGTCCAGCACGGACATCCGGCAGTGGACCACCGTCACCCTCGACGGCGAACCCTCCGCCCCCCGCGCAGTCCTCGAACACGGCCTGGACGCGGCCGGTTTCGACGAGCAGAGCGGTACCGAGATCGTCGACCGGGCCAGGGAGTCGGGCGACGCGGTGACGTCGGCGGCCGGGCAGGAGGGCGAACTGGTCTTCCGTCGCTGCGACTTCGGGGAGGGGGCGACGAAGGTGACCGTCGAGGTGTCGGGCGGGGGCAGCGTCGTGCTCTCCCTCGACGACGGCCCGGTGCTCACCACGCTGTCCCCGTCGGCCCCGTCGTCGGGCCCGTACGACTACGTCACCCTCGAGGCGCCCCTCGCTTGCGCCGAGAACCCCGGGGCCACCGCCGGCGTGCACGAGGTGCGCCTGAGGCTGCGCGGCGCGCTGCGGCTCGCCCGGATCGGCTTCTCCGGCTGA